A genomic window from Sulfurimonas paralvinellae includes:
- a CDS encoding proline--tRNA ligase has protein sequence MRRSRAFIPTSKEAPSDASLPSHIFLSRAGFITQVAAGLYNYLPLAKRVIKKIEAIINEEMTKVGAQEVELSFVTPADLWAESGRIEKFGKELLRFKDRKNNLFVLGPTHEEMMVDLVRNRVTSYKNLPLNLYQIKTKFRDEARPRFGLMRGREFIMKDGYSFHADTEDLDREFDAMEVAYKKILTRLGLDFRVVEADSGAIGGSGSKELMVLADSGEDTIAVCSKCEYGANIEAAKRSRRSNIPEAPEAEFNKFLTPNVKSIDELAEFFKVDPYYTVKCVAKRVIYEDESEIVLFFVRGCDNLQEVKAVNATDALDIVDVSEEELREIGLEPGFIGPLDQDKAKHVIDSDLKSAKNLICGANEADNHFIGVDLGILDDVAYFAEIAEVNEGDICPNCDGELSFTKGIEVGHIFKLGTTYSSALKAEFLDENGKSQPFIMGTYGMGVSRLVAAVIEQHHDDNGCKWTKATAPYMVNIMVSNIKDEAQVELGEKLYGQLQESGVEVMIDDRKERFGFKMKDAELIGFPYTVIIGKELANGQVQIYNRQTTEKTAVAADDIYAKIMEIL, from the coding sequence TTGAGAAGAAGCAGAGCATTTATACCTACATCAAAAGAGGCGCCTTCAGATGCCTCACTGCCTAGTCACATCTTCTTGTCGCGTGCCGGCTTTATTACACAGGTTGCAGCGGGGCTTTACAACTATCTGCCGCTTGCAAAACGTGTTATCAAAAAAATCGAAGCAATCATAAACGAAGAGATGACAAAAGTAGGAGCGCAGGAAGTTGAACTCTCTTTTGTTACACCGGCTGACCTGTGGGCTGAAAGTGGAAGAATCGAGAAGTTCGGTAAAGAGCTGTTACGTTTTAAAGATAGAAAGAACAATCTTTTTGTACTGGGTCCGACACATGAAGAGATGATGGTCGATCTTGTACGTAACCGTGTGACATCATACAAAAATCTGCCGCTTAATCTCTACCAGATAAAGACCAAGTTTCGCGATGAGGCACGTCCTCGTTTTGGATTGATGCGTGGACGTGAGTTCATTATGAAAGATGGTTACTCTTTTCATGCAGATACTGAGGATCTTGACCGTGAATTTGATGCTATGGAAGTAGCTTACAAAAAGATACTAACACGTCTCGGGCTTGACTTTAGAGTGGTAGAGGCGGACAGTGGTGCCATAGGCGGCAGCGGTTCAAAGGAGTTGATGGTACTCGCTGACAGTGGTGAAGATACTATAGCAGTCTGTTCAAAATGTGAATACGGTGCCAATATCGAAGCGGCAAAAAGAAGTAGACGCAGTAATATTCCTGAAGCCCCCGAAGCTGAGTTTAACAAGTTCTTGACACCGAATGTCAAGAGTATCGATGAACTTGCTGAATTTTTTAAAGTTGATCCGTACTATACAGTCAAGTGTGTTGCAAAAAGAGTTATCTATGAAGATGAGAGCGAAATTGTCCTTTTCTTTGTACGTGGTTGTGATAATCTCCAAGAAGTCAAGGCAGTCAACGCAACCGATGCACTTGATATTGTCGATGTGAGTGAAGAAGAGCTGCGTGAGATAGGTTTGGAGCCAGGATTTATAGGACCACTCGATCAGGATAAGGCAAAACATGTCATTGACAGTGATCTCAAAAGTGCGAAAAATCTCATCTGCGGTGCAAATGAAGCTGATAATCACTTCATAGGTGTTGATCTTGGCATCTTGGATGATGTGGCATATTTTGCTGAAATAGCAGAGGTTAACGAAGGTGATATCTGTCCAAATTGTGACGGTGAACTCTCTTTTACCAAGGGAATCGAAGTCGGACATATCTTCAAGCTTGGTACAACATACTCAAGTGCGCTCAAAGCGGAGTTTTTAGATGAAAACGGTAAAAGTCAGCCATTTATCATGGGAACATACGGTATGGGTGTGAGTCGTCTGGTAGCGGCAGTCATAGAACAACATCATGATGATAACGGCTGTAAATGGACAAAAGCAACTGCTCCATATATGGTAAACATTATGGTGAGCAACATTAAAGATGAGGCTCAGGTAGAGCTTGGTGAAAAACTTTACGGACAGCTGCAAGAGAGCGGTGTGGAAGTGATGATCGATGATAGAAAAGAGCGTTTTGGATTTAAGATGAAAGATGCAGAGCTTATCGGTTTTCCATATACGGTTATTATCGGTAAAGAGCTGGCAAACGGACAAGTTCAGATCTACAATCGCCAAACGACTGAAAAAACAGCCGTAGCGGCAGATGATATCTATGCAAAAATCATGGAAATACTTTAG
- the hemA gene encoding glutamyl-tRNA reductase: protein MHYLTISLSHKNSDIELREKFTYTDDEKEACLKRLVQSPSISEAMMLATCNRMEIYVCCSDIEDAVNHIMTLLTFKGGLSAEFLKQTAEIVDDSSAIHHLFAVASSIDSMVVGETQIAGQLKDAYRFAHEKGFAQKKMSRAVSHAFKCAAKVRNHTDISSKPVSVASVAIGQIKEQVDDLHTKKALVIGVGEMSEICAKHLVSDGVETYITNRTKQKAETLAADCNAKVYEFGSLDKAVNEFDIIFTATSAQYPIITNELIERVDFKRFWFDLAIPRDIDLTPRDDIYLFVVDDIKEIVNANRADREQYVRQAHGIVGRSVVEFFEWLDALNVEPIIKEIYKKADTAVEIETQRALKKGFIPKEYEFEANKMAKQAIKRFLHDMTKKMREASHEAKSDTVTGAMQYILNDEHDNIPDQYKHHLKKD, encoded by the coding sequence ATGCACTATTTAACAATCAGTCTATCACATAAAAACAGCGATATCGAGCTTAGAGAAAAATTCACTTATACAGATGATGAAAAAGAGGCCTGCCTCAAGCGTCTCGTACAATCTCCTTCCATCAGTGAAGCGATGATGCTTGCAACCTGTAACAGAATGGAAATATATGTCTGCTGCAGCGATATAGAAGACGCTGTCAATCACATTATGACACTCTTGACATTTAAAGGCGGACTTTCCGCAGAATTTTTAAAGCAGACAGCTGAGATAGTCGATGACAGTAGTGCCATTCATCATCTTTTTGCAGTGGCGAGTTCCATTGACTCCATGGTTGTCGGTGAGACGCAGATAGCCGGTCAACTCAAAGATGCTTACCGTTTTGCCCATGAGAAAGGCTTTGCTCAGAAAAAAATGTCCCGAGCCGTCTCACATGCGTTTAAATGTGCCGCAAAAGTGAGAAATCATACTGATATCTCATCAAAGCCTGTTTCCGTCGCATCCGTTGCGATAGGACAGATAAAAGAGCAAGTGGATGACCTTCATACGAAAAAAGCACTTGTTATCGGTGTGGGTGAGATGAGTGAGATCTGTGCAAAACATCTTGTCTCAGACGGCGTTGAGACATACATTACAAACAGAACGAAGCAAAAAGCTGAAACTTTGGCGGCAGACTGTAATGCCAAAGTGTATGAGTTTGGAAGTTTGGATAAAGCTGTCAACGAGTTCGATATTATTTTTACAGCGACAAGCGCACAGTATCCTATTATTACCAACGAACTTATAGAGAGAGTGGATTTTAAAAGATTTTGGTTTGACTTGGCAATTCCGCGAGATATTGACCTTACGCCAAGAGATGATATCTATCTTTTTGTAGTTGATGATATTAAAGAGATTGTCAATGCCAATCGAGCCGATAGAGAGCAGTATGTACGTCAGGCTCACGGCATTGTAGGGCGAAGCGTAGTTGAGTTCTTTGAGTGGCTTGATGCACTTAATGTAGAGCCAATCATCAAAGAGATATATAAAAAAGCAGATACCGCAGTGGAGATTGAAACGCAGCGCGCTTTGAAAAAAGGTTTCATTCCAAAAGAGTATGAGTTTGAAGCAAATAAAATGGCAAAACAGGCAATAAAACGATTTTTGCATGATATGACGAAAAAGATGCGTGAGGCATCACATGAAGCAAAAAGTGATACGGTGACAGGTGCTATGCAGTACATCTTAAATGATGAGCATGATAATATCCCAGACCAATACAAACACCATTTAAAAAAGGATTAG
- the argB gene encoding acetylglutamate kinase produces the protein MQAKIETVKTLLEALPFIREFRKEIVVIKYGGSAQTSPQLKEKFAEDILLMHLVGIKPVIVHGGGKKITDMLEALKIDTKFIDGQRVTTEDTMRIVEMILSGEINKEIVSLLNSYDAKAIGISGKDAHFITAHAKDFEKWGLTGNINNVKADVVLNLVKDGFVPVIAPIAAGEEMGHPGFNINADLCASYVAKAIGANKIIFLTDTAGVLDNDKNLLSSLTQDEVEHLKDDGTIHGGMVPKVDACLEAIEGGVAKAHIIDGRVEHSMLLELFTSEGIGTQIVK, from the coding sequence TTGCAAGCGAAAATTGAAACAGTAAAGACACTGCTTGAAGCACTGCCGTTCATACGTGAGTTTAGAAAAGAGATAGTGGTCATTAAATATGGCGGTTCTGCTCAAACATCACCACAACTCAAAGAGAAATTTGCTGAAGATATACTGTTGATGCATCTTGTGGGTATCAAGCCCGTCATTGTGCATGGCGGCGGGAAAAAGATAACCGACATGCTTGAGGCTCTTAAAATTGATACGAAGTTCATTGACGGACAGCGTGTTACTACAGAAGATACGATGCGTATCGTGGAGATGATCCTCAGCGGTGAGATCAACAAAGAGATCGTTTCACTGCTGAACTCTTATGATGCAAAAGCGATAGGTATCAGTGGCAAAGATGCACACTTCATTACAGCTCACGCAAAAGACTTTGAGAAGTGGGGACTTACCGGTAATATCAACAACGTAAAAGCTGATGTCGTTTTAAATCTTGTCAAAGACGGTTTTGTTCCTGTCATCGCACCAATCGCGGCAGGTGAAGAGATGGGACATCCAGGCTTCAACATCAACGCAGACCTCTGTGCTTCGTATGTGGCAAAGGCCATAGGGGCAAACAAGATAATTTTCCTGACAGACACGGCAGGTGTTTTAGATAATGATAAAAATCTGCTTTCATCTTTGACACAGGATGAGGTTGAGCATTTAAAAGATGACGGCACGATACACGGGGGCATGGTTCCTAAAGTAGATGCCTGTTTGGAAGCGATTGAGGGCGGTGTCGCAAAAGCGCACATCATTGACGGACGAGTAGAACACTCAATGTTACTTGAACTTTTTACATCAGAGGGTATAGGTACCCAAATAGTTAAGTAA
- the hemC gene encoding hydroxymethylbilane synthase — protein MKKLRIATRVSDLALWQAYYIKERVEKAYPEIEVELNKIVSNGDKVLDKPLALIGGKGHFTKELEDAMLAGEADMAVHSLKDVPTYIPQGLELAAVTQRQDQSDVFLSHKYKSLEDLPQGAVVGTTSLRRRMQLLVQRPDLKLKDLRGNVNTRLRKLAEGQYDAIILAYIGLHRLDLLKDIPHVEKLSLDMMIPPMGQAALGIEIVQGNEKLYEIAQSLNDIDTYLCTQIERDFISKIGAGCSAPVACNAVREGDEIVFRVMLGFPNGTKIMRERAVVSIEESENLGVEIAELMIAEGALELLAEAEKTAFKDEMPQRL, from the coding sequence ATGAAAAAATTAAGAATTGCAACACGCGTATCTGATCTTGCACTGTGGCAGGCATATTATATTAAAGAGAGAGTTGAAAAAGCATATCCTGAGATAGAAGTAGAACTCAATAAGATCGTCAGTAACGGCGATAAGGTATTGGATAAGCCGCTTGCGCTCATTGGGGGTAAAGGACACTTTACAAAAGAGCTTGAAGATGCAATGCTCGCAGGCGAAGCGGATATGGCGGTACACTCTTTAAAAGATGTACCGACTTATATTCCGCAAGGACTTGAACTCGCAGCCGTTACACAACGGCAGGATCAAAGTGATGTCTTTTTATCACATAAGTACAAAAGTTTGGAAGATCTGCCGCAGGGTGCAGTCGTTGGGACTACAAGTCTGCGAAGACGCATGCAGTTACTGGTACAAAGACCGGATTTGAAACTGAAAGATCTTCGAGGCAATGTCAACACACGTTTGAGAAAATTGGCAGAAGGGCAGTATGATGCGATTATTTTGGCATATATCGGACTGCATAGACTTGATCTTTTAAAAGATATACCGCATGTTGAAAAACTCTCACTTGACATGATGATACCACCGATGGGACAAGCTGCTCTTGGCATTGAGATTGTGCAGGGTAATGAAAAACTTTACGAGATAGCACAAAGCCTTAATGATATAGACACCTATCTTTGTACACAGATCGAACGTGACTTTATCTCTAAAATCGGCGCAGGATGTTCTGCTCCGGTTGCCTGTAATGCTGTGCGTGAGGGAGATGAGATCGTTTTTAGAGTGATGCTCGGTTTTCCTAACGGTACAAAAATTATGCGTGAACGCGCTGTTGTGAGTATAGAAGAGAGTGAAAATCTTGGTGTAGAGATAGCTGAGCTTATGATAGCTGAGGGTGCTTTGGAACTTTTGGCTGAAGCGGAAAAAACAGCATTCAAAGATGAAATGCCACAAAGGTTATAA
- a CDS encoding DsbA family protein produces the protein MSLMLKLLSITLLLNSFVYAANISDKVEDFLDDKFMENPRLKSVDVKVSDVVPLSQLKGWNAYIVDVKAYLKSKPKRLIKQRMIWFSNGRIITKELTDMQDGESLTDLVKPPFKDEYYTKENLIFGNADAKHKVAIFSDPLCPFCKGFVPGALDYMKKQPEKFAVYYYHFPLERLHPASVHLVKAAAAAELQGHKNVVEKLYKVHVNSNERDVKKILGAFNKVEGTNLTPKDLNTPAVIKQVNHDYDTANAVMVSGTPTIYLDGKVDNTKQKYLKVK, from the coding sequence ATGTCATTGATGTTGAAATTATTGAGCATAACACTCCTCTTAAATAGTTTTGTCTATGCGGCAAATATAAGTGATAAAGTTGAAGATTTTTTAGATGATAAATTTATGGAAAATCCACGGCTGAAATCTGTCGATGTGAAAGTTTCCGATGTTGTTCCTCTTTCTCAGTTAAAAGGCTGGAATGCTTATATTGTCGATGTAAAAGCGTATCTGAAATCAAAGCCTAAAAGGCTCATTAAACAGAGAATGATATGGTTTTCAAATGGTCGCATCATTACAAAAGAGCTGACAGATATGCAAGACGGCGAAAGTTTGACAGACCTTGTAAAACCACCTTTTAAAGATGAATACTATACAAAAGAGAATCTTATTTTCGGTAACGCTGATGCGAAGCATAAAGTGGCAATCTTTTCAGATCCGCTCTGTCCATTTTGTAAAGGCTTTGTTCCCGGTGCGCTTGATTATATGAAAAAACAGCCTGAAAAATTTGCAGTCTATTACTATCATTTTCCACTTGAACGTCTGCATCCTGCTTCAGTACATCTTGTAAAGGCAGCTGCAGCAGCAGAACTGCAGGGACATAAAAATGTTGTCGAAAAACTCTATAAAGTTCATGTCAATTCAAATGAGAGAGATGTTAAAAAAATTCTTGGAGCATTCAATAAAGTTGAAGGAACAAATCTAACACCAAAAGATCTCAATACTCCAGCAGTCATTAAACAGGTAAATCACGATTATGATACTGCAAATGCCGTAATGGTAAGTGGGACACCCACAATTTATCTTGATGGAAAAGTAGACAATACAAAGCAAAAATATTTGAAAGTTAAATAG
- a CDS encoding DUF2018 family protein — protein MSNYAALFEDEEDIFGGSPKSKFMDVVFNANNDIVRQELAAFIEKAATMELMLEKYVGEDIDGAVKQYYFEHQDACDTKAKSLYVEIMGAILSQSE, from the coding sequence ATGAGTAATTATGCTGCATTATTTGAAGATGAAGAAGATATCTTTGGGGGTTCTCCAAAGTCGAAGTTTATGGACGTCGTTTTTAATGCTAACAATGACATAGTAAGACAGGAGCTTGCGGCTTTTATTGAAAAAGCGGCAACAATGGAGCTGATGCTTGAAAAGTATGTCGGTGAAGATATAGACGGTGCCGTGAAACAGTACTATTTTGAGCATCAGGATGCTTGTGACACAAAGGCAAAAAGTCTTTATGTTGAAATAATGGGTGCAATCCTCTCTCAAAGCGAATAG
- a CDS encoding FxsA family protein — MIYFLLYLFLEVLVSVQISSAIGGLATFFEILLTAFVGISILVNFRKTLVENMTAVSYNCIDLEQFQRLNLFTLIGAILLIIPGFLTDIIGILLQFSAFTSMIVNRYNVKSGNCNASFEDENINMKKDSDVIDVEIIEHNTPLK, encoded by the coding sequence ATGATCTATTTTTTACTCTATCTCTTTCTTGAAGTACTTGTCTCTGTGCAGATATCTTCTGCCATTGGAGGACTCGCTACTTTTTTTGAGATACTCTTAACGGCATTTGTGGGTATCTCCATTCTTGTGAATTTTCGAAAAACCCTTGTGGAAAATATGACAGCAGTATCTTACAACTGCATCGATCTTGAACAGTTTCAAAGGCTCAATCTTTTTACGCTCATTGGTGCTATTTTGCTAATAATTCCGGGATTTTTGACTGATATTATCGGTATATTATTACAGTTCAGTGCTTTTACGAGTATGATTGTTAACCGATATAATGTAAAATCAGGTAATTGTAATGCCTCATTTGAGGATGAAAATATTAATATGAAAAAGGATTCAGATGTCATTGATGTTGAAATTATTGAGCATAACACTCCTCTTAAATAG
- a CDS encoding DedA family protein encodes MDIYNFLYEHFSYTILFIWSIFEGEIGLTIAGMLSNKGSLTFQYVLGIAVIGALIGDITLFAIGYFSKHNAEKILQQYEKKVQSIERWFQHYGSWIIIFERFIYGTHIPALLVLGSSGYSFIKFLLLDILGVVLWAMTFTTLGFYFGQNAIDVLVFIQHHLSVVIFLFFFFFIIYQYKKD; translated from the coding sequence ATGGATATCTACAACTTCCTATACGAACATTTTTCTTATACTATTCTTTTTATATGGAGTATCTTTGAAGGTGAGATCGGTTTAACCATTGCAGGCATGCTTTCAAACAAAGGAAGTTTGACTTTTCAGTATGTACTTGGTATCGCTGTCATCGGTGCACTCATCGGAGATATCACTCTGTTTGCCATAGGCTATTTTTCAAAGCACAATGCAGAAAAAATACTGCAGCAATACGAAAAAAAAGTACAAAGTATAGAGCGATGGTTTCAACACTATGGCAGTTGGATTATAATATTTGAGCGTTTTATCTACGGTACACATATTCCTGCACTCCTTGTTCTTGGTAGTTCAGGGTACAGCTTTATAAAATTTCTACTCTTAGATATCTTAGGTGTTGTTTTATGGGCAATGACATTTACCACGCTTGGATTTTATTTTGGACAGAACGCCATTGATGTTTTGGTCTTTATACAGCACCACCTTTCTGTAGTCATTTTTTTGTTTTTCTTCTTTTTTATTATTTATCAGTATAAAAAAGATTGA
- a CDS encoding HdeD family acid-resistance protein: MWKYPIDENLFDKFSKYSKIAGVVFIILGLVGIIYPVFMTMATVTFVAWIMMFAGFMAGYFTYISDKSDVIGWLKSFILIAISLFMIFYPMSGVGTVGLLLAIYFFMDSFASFSLSLSMRPASGWIWWLINAIFSMLIGILFVIGWPFTSLYLIGLLVGFSLFFDGIALLVTGSIFKKMNQ, from the coding sequence ATGTGGAAATATCCCATAGACGAAAATTTATTTGACAAATTTTCAAAATACTCAAAAATAGCAGGTGTAGTTTTTATCATCTTAGGACTAGTCGGTATCATTTATCCGGTCTTCATGACAATGGCAACAGTCACTTTTGTGGCATGGATAATGATGTTCGCAGGATTTATGGCAGGTTACTTTACCTATATCAGTGATAAAAGCGATGTTATTGGCTGGCTTAAAAGCTTCATTCTCATTGCAATCTCTCTCTTTATGATCTTTTATCCGATGAGCGGTGTAGGAACGGTCGGACTGTTGCTTGCAATCTATTTCTTTATGGACTCTTTTGCGAGTTTTTCACTGTCACTCTCTATGCGCCCGGCAAGCGGATGGATATGGTGGCTGATAAATGCAATTTTCTCAATGTTAATAGGAATCTTATTTGTAATAGGCTGGCCGTTCACATCACTTTACCTCATCGGTCTACTTGTAGGTTTCAGCCTTTTCTTCGATGGCATTGCACTGCTTGTAACAGGTTCGATCTTTAAAAAAATGAATCAATAG
- a CDS encoding polyprenyl synthetase family protein: MQRVEAELERLINEIDYDEVTRLFKSLSGGKRLRAKLILKIAKDAKDAPLLAAIVELIHAASLLHDDVIDEADTRRGAASVNATDGSKTAVMLGDILYSKAFTELVNFDKEIAQTIAASVTALSKGEMMDVKMAEAFNSDEELYLNMLYLKTATLIEAAAKAAALLAGKDPHSHALYGRNLGLSFQIIDDILDITADEATLGKPAMNDFVEGKCTLPYIYLFEALESDEKERLVNAHAKAIDTEENTWIRSKMDEHQTVNRSFALAQKLSNEAQAVMKDDAELVGILETMIQRSY, translated from the coding sequence ATGCAAAGAGTCGAAGCAGAATTAGAGAGATTGATAAACGAGATTGATTATGATGAGGTGACGCGTCTGTTTAAAAGCCTGAGCGGTGGAAAACGTCTGCGTGCGAAGCTTATTTTGAAAATTGCAAAAGATGCAAAGGATGCTCCTTTGTTGGCTGCGATAGTTGAGCTCATACATGCCGCTTCACTTCTGCATGATGATGTCATCGATGAAGCAGATACACGCCGTGGAGCTGCCTCTGTCAATGCAACAGATGGCTCAAAAACCGCTGTAATGCTTGGAGATATCCTCTACTCAAAGGCTTTTACCGAACTTGTTAATTTTGACAAAGAGATAGCACAGACCATAGCTGCATCGGTTACGGCACTCTCAAAAGGCGAGATGATGGATGTGAAGATGGCCGAAGCATTTAACAGTGACGAAGAGCTTTATCTTAATATGCTTTACTTGAAAACGGCAACACTCATAGAAGCAGCGGCAAAAGCAGCGGCGCTTTTAGCCGGAAAAGATCCTCACTCTCACGCACTCTATGGAAGAAACCTTGGACTCTCCTTCCAGATCATCGATGATATCTTGGATATTACAGCTGATGAAGCTACTCTTGGAAAGCCTGCAATGAACGACTTTGTAGAGGGAAAATGTACACTGCCGTACATTTATCTTTTTGAAGCTTTGGAAAGTGATGAAAAAGAGCGGCTTGTCAATGCTCACGCAAAAGCGATCGATACAGAGGAAAATACCTGGATACGTTCAAAAATGGATGAACATCAAACTGTCAACCGCTCTTTTGCACTTGCACAAAAGCTCTCAAATGAAGCGCAGGCAGTCATGAAAGATGATGCCGAACTTGTCGGCATTTTAGAAACTATGATACAAAGAAGTTATTAA